In one Candidatus Absconditicoccus praedator genomic region, the following are encoded:
- a CDS encoding integrase core domain-containing protein: MNIHKNTRLTPLQRKEVWEYYKRGMKPKDLHIKFNVSLPTIYKIIKRARTQEFLPRNSINNRFRNIRRGLLRLAKIESKIIEKKNKEARRYNKNYPGEMMHFDTKKLPLIRGAANKKSEYLFVGIDDYSRELYVAIMQDKTQVSSSMFLRQVIDECPYTIECVYSDNGVEYKGNDKHEFVKECVKSGIKQKFTKVRTPRTNGKAERVIRTLIDMWHSKEVFKSSEHRKMSLKRFVNRYNTVKPHKGLDNKTPYEVIEKFYYG, translated from the coding sequence ATGAATATACATAAAAATACAAGACTAACACCACTCCAGAGAAAAGAGGTCTGGGAATACTATAAAAGATGAATGAAGCCTAAGGATTTACATATTAAGTTCAATGTATCATTGCCTACCATATACAAGATAATAAAGAGAGCAAGAACTCAAGAGTTTTTACCAAGAAATTCTATCAATAATAGATTTAGAAACATTAGGCGATGATTACTTAGATTAGCTAAAATAGAATCTAAGATAATAGAAAAGAAAAACAAAGAAGCTAGAAGATACAATAAAAACTACCCTTGAGAAATGATGCATTTTGACACAAAAAAACTACCTCTTATAAGATGAGCAGCAAACAAAAAGTCTGAATACTTATTTGTATGAATAGACGACTATTCTAGAGAACTTTATGTAGCTATAATGCAAGATAAGACACAAGTATCTTCGTCTATGTTTCTTAGACAGGTAATAGATGAATGTCCTTACACTATTGAGTGTGTGTACTCAGATAATTGAGTTGAGTACAAATGAAATGATAAACATGAATTTGTTAAAGAGTGTGTAAAAAGCTGAATAAAGCAAAAATTTACAAAAGTTAGAACACCAAGAACAAATTGAAAAGCAGAGAGGGTTATAAGAACATTAATCGATATGTGGCACAGTAAGGAAGTTTTTAAGTCATCAGAACATAGAAAAATGTCTTTAAAAAGATTTGTAAATCGATATAACACTGTAAAGCCACATAAATGACTAGATAATAAAACTCCTTATGAAGTTATTGAAAAGTTCTATTACTGATAA
- a CDS encoding DEAD/DEAH box helicase, with the protein MTEFTKFGFSQETLDILAKKGFESPSKIQEKSFPILMQTEKDMVGQSQTGSGKTAAFGLPLIEKILQEKRSKHIKAIILCPSRELAIQVGQELESFVGKRDLSVFTIYGGQSYIKEKRKIKSGIDILVGTPGRIIDHLDNKVLDFSNIDYFVLDEADEMLNMGFIDDIYQILETTPQEKRTILFSATMPNAIIKIVENFMKEYELIKIKSNTLTSDTVNQYYYTIQKKDKPELLYRLLDIQNEFYGIVFCRTKADVDELTKLLKQKGYNADCIHGDISQNQREKVISSFKKGFVKTLIATDVAARGLDVKGLTHVINFSIPENTEDYTHRIGRTGRAGKSGTAITFVESNEIGRIKSIQKKIKTNIEECQIPTPQDIINLQKENLKEKVGIAIDNHEFEDNKDLANELLKLDKPETVISALLNITFKEKFSTKRYSNISKPNTKTVQQNTNDEAKLFVAIGKNSGMDKKELIQYLSDISGVDQQDINDLRMLNDFSFINVIQEDAKKLIKSFYKKGKNGRPLISKAKENRKNK; encoded by the coding sequence ATGACAGAATTTACAAAATTTTGATTTAGCCAGGAAACTCTGGATATTTTAGCAAAAAAGTGATTTGAATCACCTTCAAAAATACAAGAAAAATCTTTCCCTATACTTATGCAAACTGAAAAAGATATGGTATGACAAAGTCAAACATGAAGCTGAAAAACAGCAGCTTTTTGACTACCCTTGATAGAAAAGATACTACAAGAAAAAAGAAGCAAACACATAAAAGCCATAATTCTTTGTCCTTCAAGAGAACTTGCTATACAAGTAGGTCAAGAACTTGAATCGTTTGTTTGAAAAAGAGACCTAAGTGTTTTTACTATATATTGATGACAATCATACATAAAAGAGAAAAGAAAAATCAAATCTTGAATTGATATTTTGGTAGGTACACCTTGAAGAATAATCGATCATTTAGACAACAAAGTGTTGGATTTTTCAAACATAGATTATTTTGTGTTGGATGAAGCTGATGAGATGCTAAATATGTGATTCATAGACGATATCTATCAGATACTTGAAACAACTCCTCAAGAAAAAAGAACAATACTTTTTTCTGCAACAATGCCAAATGCTATAATAAAAATAGTAGAAAACTTCATGAAAGAATACGAACTTATTAAAATCAAATCCAATACTCTAACAAGTGATACTGTAAATCAGTATTATTACACTATACAAAAAAAAGATAAACCTGAGTTACTTTATAGACTACTTGATATTCAAAACGAATTTTACTGAATTGTATTTTGTAGAACCAAAGCAGACGTAGATGAGCTTACCAAACTATTAAAACAAAAATGATACAATGCTGACTGTATACATTGAGATATATCACAAAATCAAAGAGAAAAAGTAATATCCAGCTTCAAAAAATGATTTGTAAAAACTTTGATTGCTACAGATGTTGCTGCAAGAGGGCTGGATGTAAAATGACTTACACATGTAATAAACTTTTCTATACCTGAAAACACAGAAGATTATACTCATAGAATTTGAAGAACCTGAAGAGCTGGTAAATCTTGAACTGCAATAACTTTTGTAGAATCAAATGAAATATGAAGAATCAAAAGTATACAAAAAAAGATAAAAACCAATATCGAAGAGTGTCAAATACCTACTCCACAAGATATTATAAATCTGCAAAAAGAAAACCTAAAAGAAAAAGTTTGAATTGCTATAGACAATCACGAATTTGAAGACAATAAAGATCTTGCAAATGAATTATTGAAACTGGATAAACCAGAAACTGTAATATCTGCTCTTTTAAATATCACATTCAAAGAAAAGTTTTCTACCAAAAGATATTCAAACATATCCAAACCAAATACAAAGACAGTACAACAAAATACAAATGATGAAGCAAAACTATTTGTTGCTATATGAAAAAACAGTTGAATGGACAAAAAGGAGCTGATACAATACCTAAGTGATATTTCTTGAGTTGATCAACAAGATATAAACGATTTGAGAATGTTGAATGACTTTAGTTTTATTAATGTTATTCAAGAAGATGCTAAAAAGTTAATAAAATCTTTTTATAAAAAATGAAAAAACTGAAGACCACTTATATCAAAAGCCAAGGAAAACAGAAAAAACAAATAG
- a CDS encoding C39 family peptidase yields MSSIEKINGHYQPPKKGLSLTSRTCDLLSRSNYIRQQATHLCQRKAYLEQQGLSPEEAQIWEKSICGYQFLLMGINYFYGENRYDISNVNQDSQRYYAFFDFYGGQEKQYPFFSKENGWLHYGLLQIAREQGLYGFYKRFSKEKNQFLSDLTGAIEENYFVGMSVNFRGSLDKDSKYSHIVAVIGYDLDRGILILNDPYAVQPYEVDINAFLEKFNGSVFMISEKPDEELLVSSPFLAEKEEYPNSSHTVVGIHHDETSAYKFIDLLEVDKVKLTQNHERSIRFRINDTLLRVDPNRIFSDYGALKSVLTLNKHIIPSNIQDIEQLCQQIFSSNEMSDDIKKVLEVLGNIREYVLSKFDLTKPLVSIHNNRLMNVKKDFSKQFCFVSERFPLNCFVLVTSMEDFNELKSYGINVVFQSNVEGDGSLSDFAIQNGIRYFNIETGYDNESWQYQEFIYNKIKEIIQKNPG; encoded by the coding sequence ATGTCTAGTATAGAAAAAATAAATTGACATTATCAACCTCCCAAAAAATGATTATCTTTAACTAGCAGAACTTGTGATCTGCTTAGTAGGTCCAATTATATTAGACAACAAGCTACTCACCTTTGTCAAAGGAAAGCTTATCTGGAACAACAGGGGTTGTCTCCAGAGGAAGCACAAATTTGGGAAAAATCAATTTGTGGTTATCAGTTTTTGTTGATGTGAATAAATTATTTTTATTGAGAAAATAGATATGATATATCAAATGTTAATCAAGATAGTCAAAGGTATTATGCTTTTTTTGATTTTTACTGATGACAAGAAAAACAATATCCATTTTTTTCAAAAGAAAACTGATGGTTGCATTATTGACTTTTGCAAATTGCTAGAGAGCAAGGTTTGTATTGATTTTATAAAAGATTTTCAAAAGAAAAAAATCAATTTTTATCTGATCTAACAGGTGCAATAGAAGAAAATTATTTTGTTGGTATGTCGGTGAATTTCCGTGGTAGTTTGGATAAAGATTCAAAATATTCTCATATAGTTGCAGTGATATGATATGATTTGGATAGGTGAATACTGATTTTGAACGATCCATATGCAGTACAACCTTATGAGGTAGATATAAATGCATTTTTAGAAAAATTTAATGGTTCAGTTTTTATGATATCAGAAAAGCCTGATGAAGAATTACTTGTTAGTTCTCCATTTTTAGCAGAAAAAGAAGAATATCCAAATTCTTCTCATACAGTTGTATGAATACATCATGATGAAACATCAGCCTATAAATTTATTGATCTATTAGAGGTTGACAAAGTCAAGTTGACGCAAAATCATGAAAGATCAATTAGGTTCCGTATTAATGATACTTTACTAAGAGTAGACCCCAACAGAATTTTTTCTGATTACTGAGCTTTGAAGTCTGTTCTTACTCTCAATAAGCATATAATTCCATCAAACATACAAGATATTGAACAGTTATGTCAACAAATTTTTTCAAGTAATGAGATGTCAGATGATATCAAAAAGGTTTTGGAGGTGTTGTGAAATATTAGAGAGTATGTATTATCAAAGTTTGATCTTACAAAGCCTTTGGTTTCAATTCATAATAATAGACTTATGAATGTTAAAAAAGATTTTTCAAAGCAGTTTTGTTTTGTGTCAGAGCGTTTCCCATTGAATTGTTTTGTGTTGGTAACAAGTATGGAAGATTTTAATGAGTTGAAATCTTATTGAATAAATGTTGTTTTTCAGTCAAATGTGGAATGAGACTGATCTTTGTCTGATTTTGCAATTCAAAACTGAATTAGGTATTTTAATATAGAAACTTGATACGATAATGAATCATGGCAATATCAAGAGTTTATCTACAATAAAATAAAGGAAATAATCCAAAAAAATCCTTGATAA
- the lysS gene encoding lysine--tRNA ligase, with translation MSMIMQYSNESLDRIQKIKKLQNSGLIVYANKYNKTYDISYIKENENTFGVGEAKDLMQRGAKNNIKTAGRMIAYHSHGKLAFAKIQDNTSTIQVCFVKDQVKFNTGESIVENFEVEGEEKTAYKIAEKLVDTGDYIGVEGELFYTNHGELTIFLNNFQILSKSIRPLPEKWHGIKDEELIYRQRYLDLIANDDSYEKFIFRSNFIKALRDFYHEKGFIELETPVMGNAASGAAAKPFITYHNDFDQEFYLRISPETSLKKATVGRFEKVFEIGKQFRNEGSDPSHIQEFTSLEHYAVYWNFEDNMKFTEELFDYLFEQLNLPKQIEIKDKSGQPQKVDFSTPWERVDYIQGIKNACGIQISNYQQGDEEKLREDIKKAGVEFAGMDEMGLATLIDYLYKKVLRPSIVGPAFVYNYPKTMQPLARTSDNDSKKVEQFQLVINGWEVVKSYSELVDPIEQANNFEEQAKAAAKGDEEATASDDEFVLAMEYGMPPQSGWGMGIDRILGLILGEDNIRDVVLFPLMKSYGEDSQQKE, from the coding sequence ATGAGTATGATAATGCAGTATAGTAATGAGTCTTTGGATAGAATTCAAAAAATAAAAAAACTTCAAAATTCTTGATTGATAGTCTATGCCAACAAATACAATAAAACTTATGATATTTCTTATATCAAAGAAAATGAAAACACTTTTTGAGTTGGTGAAGCAAAAGATCTTATGCAAAGATGAGCTAAAAATAATATAAAAACTGCAGGTAGGATGATAGCATATCACAGTCATGGAAAATTGGCTTTTGCAAAAATACAAGACAATACTTCTACAATTCAAGTATGTTTTGTAAAAGATCAAGTAAAATTTAATACTTGAGAAAGTATTGTAGAAAATTTTGAAGTAGAGTGAGAAGAAAAAACTGCATACAAAATTGCAGAAAAACTTGTAGATACTTGAGACTATATTTGAGTAGAATGAGAACTTTTTTATACAAATCATGGAGAACTTACTATTTTCCTAAATAATTTTCAAATATTATCAAAATCTATAAGACCACTTCCAGAAAAATGGCATTGAATCAAGGATGAAGAGCTGATTTACAGACAAAGATATTTGGATTTGATTGCAAATGATGATAGTTATGAAAAATTTATATTTAGAAGTAACTTTATAAAAGCATTAAGAGATTTTTATCATGAAAAATGATTTATCGAGTTGGAAACACCTGTAATGTGAAATGCAGCAAGTGGTGCAGCTGCTAAACCTTTCATAACTTATCATAACGATTTTGATCAAGAATTTTATCTAAGAATATCGCCTGAAACATCATTGAAAAAAGCAACTGTGGGAAGATTTGAAAAGGTTTTTGAGATATGAAAACAGTTTAGGAATGAGTGAAGTGATCCTTCTCATATTCAAGAATTCACTTCTTTGGAGCATTATGCAGTATACTGGAATTTTGAAGATAATATGAAGTTTACAGAAGAACTTTTTGATTATCTTTTTGAACAGTTGAACTTGCCAAAACAGATTGAAATCAAAGATAAAAGTTGACAACCTCAAAAAGTAGATTTCTCAACTCCTTGGGAAAGGGTAGATTACATCCAATGAATTAAAAATGCATGTGGTATCCAAATAAGTAACTATCAACAAGGTGATGAAGAAAAACTTAGAGAAGACATCAAAAAAGCAGGTGTAGAGTTTGCTGGTATGGATGAGATGTGACTTGCAACTTTAATAGACTATCTTTATAAAAAAGTTTTAAGACCTAGTATAGTTTGACCAGCATTTGTATATAATTATCCAAAAACTATGCAGCCTTTGGCAAGAACTAGTGATAATGATTCTAAAAAGGTTGAACAATTCCAACTGGTAATAAATGGTTGGGAGGTTGTAAAATCATATAGTGAGTTGGTTGATCCAATAGAACAAGCAAATAATTTTGAGGAGCAAGCAAAAGCTGCTGCAAAATGAGATGAAGAAGCTACAGCTTCTGATGATGAGTTTGTGTTGGCTATGGAATATTGAATGCCTCCACAGTCTGGTTGGGGTATGTGAATTGATAGAATATTAGGTTTGATTTTATGAGAAGATAACATTAGGGATGTTGTGCTTTTCCCATTGATGAAATCTTATGGTGAAGACTCTCAACAAAAAGAATAA